In a genomic window of Chrysemys picta bellii isolate R12L10 chromosome 1, ASM1138683v2, whole genome shotgun sequence:
- the LOC101944271 gene encoding olfactory receptor 52L1-like, with the protein MSPNNNGSLRPSTFLLVGVPGLETLQHWVGIPLCSMYIVALLGNGIVLFVIRTDPSLHEPMYFFLAMLTITDLVLSTSTLPKMLSVFWLGDREIAFHACFAQMFFVHASSLVESGILVAMALDRYVAICNPLRHAAILKISMVAKIALLVLVRGLVVIAPFPLLLMKLPFCQAYIIPHSYCEHMAVVKLACADTTVNATYGVVVTMLVVGMDGMSIVLSYVMILRAVFGLPSSQARLKALSTCTSHVCVILVFYVPGLFSFLAHRFGQNVPLSVHILLANLYLLMPPMLNPIVYGVKTKQIRCRVTRAFHVRGP; encoded by the coding sequence ATGTCACCCAACAACAACGGCAGCCTCAGACCTTCCACATTTCTCCTGGTCGGCGTACCGGGACTGGAAACCCTGCAGCATTGGGTCGGGATCCCTCTGTGCTCCATGTATATCGTGGCCTTGCTGGGGAACGGCATTGTTCTGTTTGTTATAAGGACGGACCCCAGCCTGCATGaacccatgtacttcttcctggccATGCTGACCATCACCGACCTGGTCCTGTCCACGTCCACCCTGCCCAAAATGCTGAGTGTCTTCTGGCTCGGAGACAGGGAGATCGCGTTCCACGCCTGCTTCGCCCAGATGTTCTTCGTCCATGCTTCCTCGTTGGTGGAGTCGGGCATCCTGGTGGCCATGGCGTTAGaccgctacgtggccatctgcaaccCCCTCCGGCATGCAGCCATCTTGAAAATCAGTATGGTGGCCAAGATAGCGCTGCTGGTCTTGGTCAGAGGCCTCGTTGTGATAGCCCCCTTCCCCTTGCTCCTCATGAAGCTGCCTTTCTGCCAAGCCTACATCATCCCCCACTCCTACTGCGAGCACATGgccgtggtgaagctggcctgcgcaGACACCACGGTCAATGCGACGTACGGTGTTGTCGTGACCATGCTGGTTGTGGGGATGGATGGCATGTCCATTGTTCTGTCCTACGTGATGATCCTCCGGGCCGTCTTTGGCCTCCCCTCCAGCCAGGCCCGTCTCAAAGCTCTCAGCACCTGCACGTCCCATGTGTGCGTCATCCTCGTGTTCTACGTCCCTGGACTCTTCTCCTTCCTGGCGCACCGCTTCGGCCAGAACGTCCCCCTCTCCGTCCACATCCTGCTGGCCAACCTCTACCTCCTGATGCCACCCATGCTGAACCCCATCGTGTATGGGGTGAAAACAAAACAGATCCGCTGTCGGGTGACCAGGGCCTTCCACGTGAGGGGCCCCTGA
- the LOC101944005 gene encoding olfactory receptor 52L1-like, which produces MSPMNNSSLRPPMFLLVGIPGLESTQHWVGIPLCSMYIVALLGNGIVLFVIRTDPSLHEPMYLFLAVLTITDLVLSTSTLPKMMSVFWLGDREIEFHACLTQMFFVHASSLVESGILVAMALDRYVAICNPLRHAAILKTSMVAKIALLVLVRGLVVIAPFPLLLGKLPFCQAYIIHHSYCEHMAVVKLACADTTVNAAYGLVVALLVGGLDGMSIALSYVMILRAVFVLPSSQARLKALSTCTSHFCIILVFYVPGLFSFLAHRFCQSVPLSVNILLGNLYLLMPPMLNPIVYGVKTKQFRSRVTRAFHVRGP; this is translated from the coding sequence ATGTCACCCATGAACAACAGCAGCCTCAGACCTCCCATGTTCCTCCTGGTCGGCATACCGGGGCTTGAATCCACGCAGCACTGGGTTGGGATCCCTCTGTGCTCCATGTATATCGTGGCCTTGCTGGGGAACGGCATTGTTCTATTTGTTATAAGGACAGACCCCAGCCTGCATGAACCCATGTACCTCTTCCTGGCCGTGCTGACCATCACCGACCTGGTCCTGTCCACGTCCACCCTGCCCAAAATGATGAGCGTCTTCTGGCTCGGAGACAGGGAGATTGAGTTCCacgcctgcctcacccagatgttcttcGTCCATGCTTCCTCGCTGGTGGAGTCGGGCATCCTGGTGGCCATGGCGTTAGaccgctacgtggccatctgcaaccCCCTCCGGCATGCAGCCATCTTGAAAACCAGTATGGTGGCCAAGATAGCGCTGCTGGTCTTGGTCAGAGGCCTCGTTGTGATAGCCCCCTTCCCCTTGCTCCTCGGGAAGCTGCCTTTCTGCCAGGCCTACATCATCCACCACTCCTACTGCGAGCACATGgccgtggtgaagctggcctgcgcaGACACCACGGTCAATGCAGCATATGGCCTGGTCGTGGCCCTGCTGGTGGGGGGGCTGGATGGCATGTCCATTGCTCTGTCCTACGTGATGATCCTCCGGGCCGTCTTCGTCCTCCCCTCCAGCCAGGCCCGGCTCAAGGCTCTCAGCACCTGCACATCCCATTTCTGCATCATCCTCGTGTTCTACGtccctgggctcttctccttcCTGGCGCACCGCTTCTGCCAGAGCGTCCCCCTCTCCGTCAACATCCTGCTGGGCAACCTCTACCTCCTGATGCCACCCATGCTGAACCCCATCGTGTACGGGGTGAAAACCAAGCAGTTCCGCAGTCGGGTGACCAGGGCCTTCCACGTTAGGGGACCCTGA